The Pseudomonas iranensis genome includes a window with the following:
- a CDS encoding PepSY-associated TM helix domain-containing protein, with protein MKEGFRQAMAWLHTWAGLVFGWLLFAIFLTGTLAYFKDEISHWMQPEIAAHSLDSEASLALAQDYLQQHAAGASRWLIDLPDARDPGLTVRWQQAPGNPGERGRFESRTLDAQTGAEVQGRESMGGEFFYRFHFQLQMPYPWGRWLATIAAMVMFVALISGIITHKKIFKDFFTFRPRKGQRSWLDGHNAVGVLVLPFHLMITYSSLVIFMSMVMPASIVASYGSDVRKFYDEVFPASKTPERADVAAPLTAMAPLLAKASEQWSGGHTARLSVSNPGDASATVVLSRAGDRVVHDFGRAVTFNGVTGQLLSSPPDQPMAMAVGGAFYGLHMGHFAGPLLRWLYFICGLAGTAMIGTGLVIWLGKRQLKHAKSAALPLELRLVEVLNIASMAGLVSAVAVFFLANRLLPVSLAGRADWEVNAFFIAWGLSVVHAVFRPGRKAWIEQLTLGAALFIAVPLINALTTPWNLGATLMQRDWALAGFDLTCLATGLFLGWAARKMQRTGDSVSVRKASPSPRSITVEQGAN; from the coding sequence ATGAAAGAGGGCTTCCGGCAGGCGATGGCATGGCTGCACACCTGGGCCGGGCTTGTGTTCGGCTGGTTGCTGTTCGCGATTTTTCTCACGGGAACGCTTGCTTACTTCAAAGACGAAATCAGCCACTGGATGCAGCCGGAAATTGCGGCGCATTCGCTTGATAGCGAAGCGAGCCTGGCGCTGGCGCAAGATTATCTGCAGCAACACGCCGCCGGTGCCTCGCGCTGGCTGATCGATTTGCCCGATGCCCGCGACCCCGGTCTGACGGTGCGCTGGCAACAGGCGCCGGGCAACCCCGGCGAGCGCGGCCGCTTCGAATCCAGAACCCTCGACGCTCAGACCGGGGCCGAGGTACAGGGCCGCGAAAGCATGGGCGGCGAGTTCTTTTACCGCTTTCACTTCCAGTTGCAGATGCCTTACCCGTGGGGCCGCTGGCTGGCGACCATCGCCGCAATGGTGATGTTCGTTGCACTGATCAGCGGCATCATCACCCACAAGAAAATCTTCAAGGACTTCTTCACCTTCCGCCCGCGCAAGGGCCAGCGTTCCTGGCTCGACGGGCATAACGCCGTGGGTGTGCTGGTGCTGCCGTTTCACTTGATGATCACTTACAGCAGCCTGGTGATTTTCATGTCGATGGTCATGCCGGCGAGCATCGTTGCCTCTTACGGCAGCGACGTGCGCAAGTTCTACGACGAAGTCTTTCCCGCCTCGAAGACGCCCGAGCGCGCCGATGTCGCCGCACCGCTGACCGCCATGGCGCCGCTACTGGCCAAGGCCAGCGAGCAGTGGTCGGGCGGCCACACCGCGCGCCTGTCGGTGAGCAATCCGGGCGATGCCAGCGCCACGGTGGTGCTGTCCCGCGCGGGCGATCGGGTGGTGCATGATTTCGGCCGGGCGGTGACGTTCAACGGCGTCACCGGACAGCTTCTGAGCAGCCCCCCCGATCAACCCATGGCGATGGCGGTGGGTGGCGCGTTTTACGGTTTGCACATGGGCCATTTCGCCGGGCCGCTGTTGCGCTGGCTGTATTTCATCTGCGGACTGGCTGGCACGGCAATGATCGGCACCGGGCTGGTGATCTGGCTCGGCAAGCGGCAGCTCAAGCACGCTAAAAGTGCGGCGCTGCCTCTCGAATTGCGCTTGGTCGAGGTGCTGAATATCGCCAGCATGGCCGGGCTGGTGTCAGCGGTGGCGGTGTTCTTTTTGGCCAATCGACTGCTGCCGGTGAGTCTGGCGGGGCGGGCCGACTGGGAAGTGAATGCGTTCTTCATAGCCTGGGGCTTGAGCGTGGTGCACGCGGTTTTCCGTCCGGGGCGCAAGGCGTGGATCGAACAGCTGACGCTCGGCGCTGCGCTGTTTATCGCGGTGCCGCTGATCAATGCGCTGACCACACCGTGGAATCTTGGCGCGACCCTGATGCAGCGCGACTGGGCACTGGCCGGATTTGATCTGACGTGTCTGGCGACGGGGCTTTTTCTCGGCTGGGCTGCGCGCAAGATGCAGCGTACGGGCGACTCCGTCAGCGTTCGCAAAGCAAGTCCTTCGCCTCGCTCGATCACAGTCGAACAGGGGGCCAACTGA
- a CDS encoding FecR domain-containing protein: protein MNRTPDFSAQVAEQAVHWLLEMQQGTLTPRQQQAWQQWLDAHSEHRRAWEHMQRVNQHLRGVSSPLAHAALNGPKSGSRRQALKMLLILGAGSAATWGMREHTPLPSLLADYRTPVGQRRKIGLGDADSLQLNTASSVDVDGAQRLIRLLEGEMLLSAANPFEIRTAHGVLKSQGARFNVRQFVDRTQIALFEGRVELIASQRAPLLLPVARQLSFTASSVSEPKPLDANSGAWTDGMLVAAHMRLGDFLEELGRYRRGQLRCDSQVADLLISGTYPLDDSERILDLLQISLPVRVKRFTRYWVSVEARV, encoded by the coding sequence ATGAATCGCACCCCGGACTTCTCCGCGCAGGTCGCCGAACAGGCGGTGCACTGGCTGCTGGAAATGCAGCAGGGCACGCTGACCCCGCGCCAGCAACAGGCCTGGCAACAATGGCTGGATGCACACAGCGAACACCGCCGGGCGTGGGAACACATGCAACGAGTCAATCAGCATTTGCGCGGCGTTTCGTCGCCGTTGGCCCACGCGGCGTTGAACGGACCGAAGTCCGGCAGCCGCCGTCAGGCGCTGAAAATGTTGCTGATTCTCGGTGCCGGCTCAGCGGCGACCTGGGGCATGCGCGAGCACACGCCGTTGCCGTCGCTGCTCGCCGATTACCGCACACCGGTCGGCCAGCGGCGCAAGATCGGCTTGGGCGATGCCGATTCGTTGCAGCTCAATACCGCCAGCTCGGTCGATGTTGATGGTGCGCAGCGGTTGATTCGTCTGCTCGAGGGCGAAATGCTGTTGAGCGCCGCAAATCCGTTCGAGATCCGCACGGCACACGGCGTGCTGAAAAGCCAAGGTGCGCGCTTCAATGTGCGGCAGTTTGTTGATCGCACACAGATCGCCCTGTTCGAAGGACGAGTCGAACTCATCGCCAGCCAGCGCGCGCCCCTGCTGCTGCCGGTCGCGCGGCAGTTGAGTTTCACTGCCAGCTCCGTCAGCGAACCCAAACCCCTGGACGCCAACAGCGGTGCGTGGACTGACGGCATGCTGGTCGCCGCCCATATGCGCCTCGGCGACTTCCTCGAGGAGCTTGGCCGCTACCGGCGCGGGCAGCTGCGGTGCGACAGCCAGGTTGCCGATTTGCTGATTTCCGGGACGTATCCACTGGATGACAGCGAGCGGATTCTCGACCTGTTGCAGATCAGTCTGCCGGTCAGAGTGAAGCGCTTTACCCGTTATTGGGTGAGCGTCGAAGCACGGGTGTAA
- the fecA gene encoding TonB-dependent Fe(3+) dicitrate receptor FecA, which produces MQPTRLTPLARSLRNLLLGASLSFTALPAALGAETKVYHIAPASLETALNQFGREAGVLISFGSQVTSGVQSRGLEGNYTTQQGLDALLEGTGLQARAEGDNAFSLQPLADAALELGTSTVVGDWLGDAAQINVFEHPGARDVIRREEFERQGATQARDVLNRIPGVNAPENNGTGSHDMALNFGIRGLNPRLAARSTVLMDGIPVPFAPYGQPQLSFAPISMGNMDAVDVVRGGGAVRYGPQNVGGVVNFVTRAIPDEPTVKGGFQTETSPSSSHDGFKTSANLLAGGTNANGLGGALLYSGTRGGDWREHSDTEIDDLILKGKYQLDEANSFNAMAQYYEGKADMPGGLNVADYDADPYQSTRPKDQFWGRRTMFNFGYRYQEDRREFTANTFFTKTLRSGYLDQGTFLSLSPREYWVRGLETRFAQGFDLGPSSHEVGVGYRYINEAGHELRYRTPISANEYPTTSSRNDRDTRGGTEANAFFVDDRIDIGKWTITPGMRYEMIESQQNNNLTNVKYKGDYNTALPALNVLYHLTDSWNLYANTEGSFGSVQYSQMPNRVSSGEVKPEKARTWELGTRYDNGALRAEIGAFLINFDNQYESNQTNDSVIARGETRHQGIETSVNYALDDLSPALAGFDVYASYAYVDATIREDGPNKGNRVPFSSKHKGTIGVGYTEGPWKLNLDSSFQSDQFADNANTSKESADGSTGKIPGYMLFSSRAGYDFGPQLSDLNVAVGVKNIFNTQYFTRSFDDNNKGKYVGEPRTVYVQTSVAF; this is translated from the coding sequence ATGCAGCCCACCCGTCTTACGCCACTGGCCCGCAGCCTGCGCAATCTTCTGCTCGGCGCCAGCCTGAGTTTCACCGCCCTGCCCGCTGCGCTGGGCGCCGAGACCAAGGTTTATCACATCGCCCCGGCGTCGCTGGAAACCGCGCTGAACCAGTTTGGCCGTGAAGCCGGCGTGCTGATTTCCTTTGGCTCGCAAGTCACCAGCGGTGTGCAGAGCCGTGGTCTGGAGGGCAATTACACGACGCAACAAGGCCTCGATGCCCTGCTCGAAGGCACCGGCCTGCAAGCCCGCGCCGAAGGCGACAATGCCTTCAGCCTGCAACCGCTGGCTGACGCGGCGCTGGAGCTGGGCACCTCGACCGTAGTCGGCGACTGGCTCGGCGATGCGGCGCAGATCAATGTCTTCGAACACCCCGGGGCGCGTGATGTGATCCGCCGCGAAGAATTCGAACGCCAGGGCGCGACCCAGGCCCGCGATGTGCTCAACCGCATCCCCGGTGTGAATGCGCCGGAGAACAACGGCACCGGCAGCCACGACATGGCACTGAACTTCGGCATTCGTGGTTTGAATCCACGCCTGGCCGCGCGCTCGACAGTATTGATGGACGGCATCCCGGTACCGTTCGCGCCGTATGGTCAGCCGCAGTTGTCGTTCGCGCCGATCAGCATGGGCAACATGGATGCGGTGGACGTGGTGCGTGGCGGCGGTGCGGTACGTTACGGCCCGCAGAACGTCGGCGGCGTGGTCAACTTCGTGACCCGGGCGATTCCGGACGAGCCAACGGTCAAGGGTGGTTTCCAGACCGAAACCAGCCCATCGTCGAGCCACGACGGTTTCAAGACCAGCGCCAATCTGCTGGCCGGCGGCACCAACGCCAACGGCCTTGGTGGTGCGCTGTTGTACTCCGGCACCCGTGGCGGTGACTGGCGCGAACACAGCGATACCGAGATCGACGACCTGATCCTCAAGGGCAAATATCAGCTCGACGAGGCCAACAGCTTCAACGCCATGGCCCAGTATTACGAAGGCAAGGCCGACATGCCCGGCGGTCTCAACGTCGCCGATTACGATGCCGATCCGTATCAATCGACGCGGCCGAAAGATCAGTTCTGGGGGCGCCGCACGATGTTCAACTTCGGCTATCGCTATCAGGAAGATCGCCGCGAATTCACCGCCAACACCTTCTTCACCAAAACCCTGCGCAGCGGTTATCTGGATCAGGGCACATTCCTTTCGCTGTCGCCGCGCGAGTACTGGGTACGTGGCCTGGAAACCCGTTTCGCCCAAGGCTTCGACCTCGGTCCGAGCAGCCACGAAGTCGGCGTCGGCTATCGCTACATCAACGAGGCCGGCCACGAACTGCGTTATCGCACGCCGATCAGCGCCAACGAATACCCGACCACCAGCAGCCGCAACGACCGCGACACTCGCGGTGGTACCGAGGCCAACGCATTCTTCGTCGATGACCGCATCGACATCGGCAAATGGACCATCACCCCGGGTATGCGCTACGAGATGATCGAGTCGCAACAGAACAACAACCTGACCAACGTCAAATACAAGGGCGACTACAACACCGCGCTGCCGGCGCTGAACGTGCTTTATCACCTCACCGACAGCTGGAACCTGTATGCCAACACCGAAGGCTCGTTCGGCAGCGTGCAATACAGCCAGATGCCCAACCGCGTGAGCAGCGGCGAAGTGAAACCGGAAAAGGCCCGCACCTGGGAACTCGGCACGCGCTATGACAACGGTGCCCTGCGCGCGGAAATCGGCGCGTTCCTGATCAACTTCGACAACCAGTACGAAAGCAACCAGACCAACGACTCGGTGATCGCTCGCGGCGAAACCCGCCATCAGGGCATCGAGACCAGCGTCAATTACGCGCTCGACGACTTGAGCCCGGCGCTGGCCGGTTTCGATGTGTACGCCAGTTATGCCTATGTCGATGCGACCATTCGCGAAGACGGGCCGAACAAAGGCAATCGCGTGCCATTTTCCTCCAAACACAAAGGCACGATTGGCGTCGGTTATACCGAAGGGCCATGGAAGCTGAATCTGGACAGCAGCTTCCAGAGCGACCAGTTCGCCGACAACGCCAACACTTCGAAGGAAAGCGCCGATGGCAGCACTGGCAAGATCCCCGGCTACATGCTGTTCAGCAGCCGCGCCGGGTATGACTTCGGACCGCAACTGTCGGATTTGAATGTGGCGGTGGGGGTGAAGAACATCTTCAACACGCAGTACTTCACACGCTCGTTCGATGACAACAACAAGGGCAAGTACGTGGGGGAGCCGCGGACGGTTTATGTGCAGACGTCGGTGGCGTTCTGA
- a CDS encoding L-serine ammonia-lyase — MAISVFDLFKVGIGPSSSHTVGPMRAAATFAQALVDQHLLNDVRRVQIRLYGSLSATGVGHATDRATVMGLMGEWPDSIDPSTIDPRIQQLRETGQLSLAGQRSIAFDWQHDLLLLDESLPYHPNAMSLSAFGESAELCAQTYYSVGGGFIVEAAEAESGVAPTSDVVLPYDFSSAAELLALCKQHKLRVSELMMANERAWRSDAEIRQGLLHIWSVMRECVEQGLRHEGILPGGLKVPRRAAKLHRSLLEIGKPNVISSTLSAMEWVNLFALAVNEENAAGGRMVTAPTNGAAGIIPAVLHYYMKFNPDASDDDVVAFFLGAAAVGILCKKNASISGAEVGCQGEVGSACAMAAAGLADVLGATPEQLENAAEIGLEHNLGLTCDPVGGLVQVPCIERNAIAAVKAINATQMALRGDGNHFISLDRVIRTMRDTGADMHDKYKETSRGGLAVNWVEC, encoded by the coding sequence ATGGCTATCAGTGTTTTCGATCTATTCAAAGTGGGCATCGGCCCGTCCAGTTCCCATACCGTCGGTCCGATGCGTGCAGCGGCGACCTTTGCCCAGGCTCTGGTCGATCAGCATCTGCTCAATGATGTGCGACGTGTGCAGATCCGCCTGTACGGTTCGCTCTCGGCCACCGGCGTTGGCCACGCCACTGACCGCGCAACGGTCATGGGCCTGATGGGCGAGTGGCCGGACAGCATCGATCCTTCGACCATCGATCCACGCATCCAGCAACTGCGCGAAACCGGGCAACTGTCCCTCGCCGGTCAACGTTCAATTGCTTTCGATTGGCAGCACGATCTGCTGCTGCTCGACGAGAGCCTGCCCTACCACCCCAACGCCATGTCGCTGAGCGCATTTGGCGAAAGCGCCGAGCTGTGCGCGCAAACCTATTACTCGGTGGGCGGCGGCTTCATCGTCGAAGCGGCTGAAGCCGAATCTGGCGTGGCGCCAACCAGCGACGTGGTGTTGCCCTACGATTTTTCCAGCGCCGCCGAACTGCTCGCCCTGTGCAAACAACACAAGCTGCGCGTGTCCGAACTGATGATGGCCAACGAGCGCGCGTGGCGCAGCGATGCCGAAATCCGTCAGGGCCTGTTGCACATCTGGTCAGTGATGCGCGAGTGCGTCGAACAAGGTTTGCGCCACGAAGGCATCCTGCCCGGCGGTCTGAAAGTACCGCGGCGCGCGGCAAAACTGCATCGCAGCCTGTTGGAAATCGGCAAACCGAATGTGATCAGCTCGACCCTGTCGGCGATGGAATGGGTCAACCTGTTCGCCCTCGCCGTCAACGAAGAAAACGCGGCCGGCGGGCGTATGGTCACCGCGCCGACCAATGGTGCCGCCGGGATCATTCCGGCGGTTCTGCACTACTACATGAAATTCAATCCGGATGCGTCTGACGATGATGTCGTCGCGTTCTTTCTCGGCGCAGCCGCTGTCGGGATTTTGTGCAAGAAAAACGCCTCCATCTCCGGTGCCGAGGTCGGCTGTCAGGGCGAAGTCGGTTCGGCTTGCGCCATGGCCGCCGCCGGCCTGGCCGACGTCCTTGGTGCGACACCGGAGCAACTGGAGAACGCTGCCGAAATCGGCCTGGAACACAACCTCGGCCTGACCTGCGATCCGGTCGGTGGTCTGGTGCAAGTGCCGTGCATCGAGCGCAATGCCATCGCGGCGGTGAAGGCGATCAACGCCACGCAAATGGCCTTGCGCGGCGACGGCAATCACTTCATTTCCCTCGACCGGGTGATCCGCACCATGCGCGACACCGGCGCCGACATGCACGACAAATACAAGGAAACCTCGCGGGGCGGGCTGGCGGTGAACTGGGTGGAGTGCTGA
- a CDS encoding DUF3325 domain-containing protein: MLLVLLLTYAGFTALCLSMPRHHAELLGAKPSTRRRQGLALAGWLLLALSLWAAVAASGWSFGLVDWFAVLMLSALALVLLLPYRPRLAMALAGLSLLASPAAAWAQC; the protein is encoded by the coding sequence ATGCTGCTGGTCCTGTTGCTCACCTATGCCGGCTTCACCGCGTTGTGCCTGTCGATGCCACGTCATCACGCCGAATTGCTCGGCGCCAAACCGTCGACGCGCCGCCGTCAGGGGCTGGCGTTGGCGGGATGGCTGTTGCTGGCGCTTTCGCTGTGGGCAGCGGTCGCAGCCAGTGGCTGGAGTTTCGGTCTGGTCGACTGGTTCGCGGTGCTGATGCTCAGCGCTTTGGCATTGGTGCTGTTACTGCCGTATCGCCCGCGTCTGGCCATGGCCCTGGCCGGGTTGAGCCTGTTGGCCAGCCCGGCCGCCGCCTGGGCGCAGTGCTGA
- a CDS encoding LysR substrate-binding domain-containing protein yields MSRQLHAQTYVWLQVFACAARHLSFTRCAEELHITPGAVSQQIRQLEERLGFRLFHRRARGVELSAQGQRLAITVNEAYGSIDAELRRLDAGMISGTLRLRSIPSFLGKWLTPRLPRLQQRFPDIQLRLVAEDSSVPLHEGDFDLAIDLNDGSYPGLLSTALLDEQIFPVCAPSLLRGRPPLHGPADLVHFPLLHDITAWRGSYEYAEWEFYLNAIGFEGADVRRGHTFNRNHLTIEAAIAGMGVAIARRTLLNDELERGTLIVPFGLSVPNHKRYVLLYAPGALSHPGVRAVHDWLVEEAGIFRSLHPLNEQQM; encoded by the coding sequence ATGAGTCGTCAATTGCATGCCCAGACCTATGTCTGGCTGCAGGTGTTTGCCTGTGCCGCGCGGCACCTGTCGTTCACCCGTTGTGCCGAAGAACTGCACATCACCCCGGGCGCGGTCAGCCAGCAGATTCGCCAATTGGAAGAGCGCCTGGGCTTTCGCCTGTTTCATCGGCGCGCGCGTGGCGTTGAGTTGAGTGCACAGGGGCAGCGGCTGGCGATTACCGTCAATGAAGCGTACGGCAGCATCGATGCGGAATTGCGCCGGCTGGACGCCGGGATGATCAGCGGGACGTTGCGGTTGCGTTCGATCCCGTCGTTTCTTGGCAAGTGGCTGACCCCACGCCTGCCGCGTCTGCAGCAACGCTTTCCGGATATCCAGTTGCGCCTGGTGGCCGAGGACAGCAGCGTGCCATTGCATGAGGGTGATTTCGATCTGGCCATCGACCTTAACGACGGCAGCTATCCCGGATTGTTATCCACAGCCTTGCTCGACGAGCAGATATTTCCGGTGTGCGCGCCGAGCCTGCTGCGTGGGCGCCCGCCGTTGCACGGGCCGGCGGATCTGGTGCATTTCCCGTTGCTGCACGACATCACCGCCTGGCGTGGCAGTTACGAGTATGCGGAATGGGAGTTCTATTTGAATGCGATCGGCTTCGAAGGCGCCGATGTGCGACGCGGCCACACGTTCAACCGCAATCACCTGACCATCGAAGCGGCGATTGCCGGCATGGGTGTGGCGATTGCCCGGCGCACGTTGCTTAACGATGAGCTGGAGCGCGGCACGTTGATCGTGCCGTTCGGCTTGTCAGTGCCCAACCATAAACGCTATGTGCTGCTGTATGCGCCGGGGGCGTTGAGCCATCCGGGCGTGCGTGCTGTGCATGATTGGCTGGTGGAGGAGGCGGGGATTTTTCGCAGTTTGCACCCGCTGAACGAGCAGCAGATGTGA
- a CDS encoding sigma-70 family RNA polymerase sigma factor, which translates to MHVLYASFASGVISLPPAHPVESLYHAHHSWLTGWLRRKLGCPDSAADLAQDTFIKVLTAREPPLIIEPRAFLTTLAKRVLFNHYRRQDVERAYLETLAQMPEMVAPSEEHKAIILQTLVELDELLDGLPRQIKRAFLLAQVDGLTYPQIAAELDISVATVKRHLNKAAMRCYFAL; encoded by the coding sequence ATGCACGTTCTCTACGCAAGTTTTGCGTCCGGAGTCATTTCGTTGCCGCCCGCCCATCCCGTCGAATCGCTCTACCATGCTCATCACAGCTGGCTCACTGGCTGGTTGCGGCGCAAGCTCGGCTGCCCCGACAGCGCGGCGGATCTGGCTCAGGACACGTTCATAAAAGTGCTGACCGCCCGCGAGCCACCGCTGATCATCGAACCGCGCGCCTTTCTCACCACTTTGGCAAAGCGCGTGCTGTTCAACCATTACCGGCGCCAGGATGTGGAACGCGCCTACCTCGAGACACTGGCGCAGATGCCTGAGATGGTCGCGCCGTCGGAAGAGCACAAAGCGATCATCCTGCAGACACTGGTCGAACTCGATGAACTGCTCGACGGCTTGCCGCGCCAGATCAAACGCGCTTTCCTGCTCGCTCAGGTCGATGGTCTGACTTATCCACAGATCGCCGCAGAACTGGATATTTCGGTGGCCACGGTCAAACGCCATTTGAACAAAGCGGCCATGCGCTGCTATTTCGCTTTATGA
- a CDS encoding RNA polymerase sigma factor gives MLIGLPPESRDDEARGARAHFLQVFLSQRAQMEALVNRRVGCRATAADLVQDLFLRFWRRPLVQVEELSTYLLRCAGNIAIDHLRSEGTRTRVNEGWQPDEPDSHGSEPQAALEAGNDLRHVEAALRALPERTRQIFLLNRIHGRKYADIAKAMGLSQSAVEKHMMRALEACKASLRDPAPRLPGKAP, from the coding sequence GTGCTGATCGGTCTGCCGCCGGAATCGCGTGACGATGAAGCGCGTGGCGCGCGTGCGCATTTTCTCCAGGTGTTTCTGTCCCAGCGTGCGCAAATGGAGGCGCTGGTGAACCGGCGCGTCGGTTGTCGGGCGACGGCGGCAGATCTGGTCCAGGACCTTTTTTTGCGCTTCTGGCGGCGGCCGCTGGTCCAGGTCGAAGAGCTCAGCACCTATCTGCTGCGCTGCGCCGGCAACATCGCCATCGATCATTTGCGCAGTGAAGGCACGCGCACGCGCGTCAACGAAGGCTGGCAGCCAGACGAACCCGACAGCCATGGCAGCGAACCCCAGGCCGCACTCGAAGCCGGCAATGATCTGCGCCACGTCGAAGCAGCATTGCGCGCCTTGCCCGAACGCACGCGGCAGATCTTTCTGCTCAATCGCATTCACGGGCGCAAGTACGCCGACATCGCCAAGGCCATGGGCCTGTCCCAAAGTGCCGTGGAAAAACATATGATGCGCGCCCTCGAGGCCTGCAAGGCCAGCCTGCGCGATCCCGCGCCACGTCTGCCAGGGAAAGCACCGTGA
- a CDS encoding HPF/RaiA family ribosome-associated protein — MQIQVNSDNHIQSSKRLEEWVRTTIESTLDRYEEDLTRVEVHLSDENGEKPGPHDLRCQLEARPKGHQPISVTHKADSLEQAIDGAAEKLEHKLDHLFGKLRGKPRAAVVPFTGKANDKLLAEEFDENEQAAINS, encoded by the coding sequence ATGCAAATCCAAGTCAACAGCGATAACCATATTCAAAGCAGTAAGCGACTGGAGGAGTGGGTACGTACAACTATTGAGAGCACGCTCGACCGTTATGAAGAAGACCTGACCCGTGTCGAAGTCCACCTGAGCGACGAGAACGGCGAGAAACCAGGTCCCCATGACTTGCGCTGCCAACTGGAAGCGCGGCCAAAAGGCCACCAACCGATTTCCGTGACCCACAAAGCCGATTCGCTGGAACAGGCGATCGACGGTGCCGCCGAGAAACTCGAGCACAAACTGGATCATCTGTTCGGCAAACTGCGAGGTAAACCACGCGCCGCTGTAGTGCCATTTACCGGCAAGGCCAACGACAAGCTGTTGGCGGAAGAATTTGACGAGAATGAACAGGCAGCGATCAACAGTTGA
- a CDS encoding DUF3649 domain-containing protein produces MKGKLATLPMSYRLAVTSRVLAAIFGGYLVAALASVTLTLWLPLNRAEAVVTGMTVSFLVYLVAVLWCFACRSAWSAWVGLLVPSVILATVSGAARGLGLA; encoded by the coding sequence ATGAAAGGCAAACTCGCCACCCTTCCCATGTCCTATCGTCTGGCCGTCACTTCGCGAGTGCTGGCGGCGATTTTCGGCGGCTATCTGGTGGCGGCGCTGGCCAGTGTCACCCTGACGTTGTGGCTGCCGCTGAACCGCGCCGAAGCGGTGGTCACTGGCATGACCGTGTCCTTTCTGGTCTATCTGGTCGCAGTGCTCTGGTGCTTTGCCTGCCGCAGCGCGTGGTCGGCGTGGGTCGGCCTGTTGGTGCCGAGCGTGATTCTCGCCACCGTTTCCGGTGCCGCGCGCGGTCTGGGGCTGGCATGA